Proteins from a single region of Nerophis ophidion isolate RoL-2023_Sa linkage group LG10, RoL_Noph_v1.0, whole genome shotgun sequence:
- the arl2 gene encoding ADP-ribosylation factor-like protein 2, producing MGLLTILKKMKQKEREMRLLILGLDNAGKTTVVKKLNGEDISTIPPTLGFRIITLEHRHFKLNIWDVGGQKSLRSYWRNYFESTDGLVWVVDSADRQRMEDCRQELHKLLLEERLLGATLLVFANKQDLPGALSKDAIQEALGLNEIKNHHWCIIGCSAVTGHNLLPGVDWLLEDIAARIFTAD from the exons ATGGGATTACTGACTATTTTGAAGAAGATGAAGCAGAAAGAGCGGGAGATGAGACTGCTGATATT GGGTTTGGACAACGCGGGGAAAACCACAGTGGTGAAGAAGTTGAACGGCGAGGACATCAGCACCATCCCGCCGACACTTGGCTTCAGGATCATCACGCTGGAGCACAGACA CTTCAAGCTGAACATTTGGGACGTGGGCGGTCAGAAGTCCCTGCGCTCGTACTGGAGGAACTACTTCGAGAGCACAGACGGCCTGGTGTGGGTGGTGGACAGTGCAGACAGACAACGCATGGAGGACTGCAGGCAGGAGCTCCACAAACTGCTGCTGGAAGAG AGATTATTAGGTGCTACTTTGTTGGTGTTTGCTAACAAGCAGGATTTACCTGGTGCTTTGTCTAAAGATGCAATCCAAGAG GCTTTGGGCCTGAACGAAATCAAAAACCACCACTGGTGCATCATTGGTTGCAGTGCAGTGACAGGACACAACCTTCTGCCAGGAGTGGACTGGTTGCTAGAAGATATTGCTGCAAGGATCTTTACTGCAGACTGA